A window of Vulpes lagopus strain Blue_001 chromosome 21, ASM1834538v1, whole genome shotgun sequence contains these coding sequences:
- the LOC121479842 gene encoding small ubiquitin-related modifier 1-like — translation MSDQEAKPSTEDLGDKKEGEYIKLKVIGQDSSEIHFKVKMTTHLKKLKESYCQRQGVLMNSLRFLFEGQRIADNHTPKELGMEEEDVIEVYQEQTGGHSMI, via the coding sequence ATGTCTGACCAGGAGGCAAAACCTTCAACTGAGGACTTGGGGgataagaaggaaggagaatacATTAAACTCAAAGTCATTGGACAGGATAGCAGTGAGATCCACTTCAAAGTGAAAATGACAACACATCTCAAGAAACTCAAAGAATCATACTGTCAAAGGCAGGGAGTTCTAATGAATTCGCTCAGGTTTCTCTTTGAAGGTCAGAGAATTGCTGATAATCACACTCCAAAAGAACTGGGAATGGAGGAAGAAGATGTGATTGAAGTTTATCAGGAACAAACAGGGGGTCATTCAATgatttag